One segment of Urocitellus parryii isolate mUroPar1 chromosome 5, mUroPar1.hap1, whole genome shotgun sequence DNA contains the following:
- the Wnt5b gene encoding protein Wnt-5b, whose translation MGGSRETAFTYAVSAAGVVNAISRACREGELSTCGCSRTARPKDLPRDWLWGGCGDNVEYGYRFAKEFVDAREREKNFAKGSEEQGRVLMNLQNNEAGRRAVYKMADVACKCHGVSGSCSLKTCWLQLAEFRKVGDQLKEKYDSAAAMRITRKGKLELVNSRFNQPTPEDLVYVDPSPDYCLRNETTGSLGTQGRLCNKTSEGMDGCELMCCGRGYDQFKSVQVERCHCKFHWCCFVKCKKCTEIVDQYVCK comes from the exons ATGGGGG GCAGCCGGGAGACCGCCTTCACCTACGCTGTGAGCGCCGCCGGGGTGGTGAACGCCATCAGCCGTGCTTGCCGCGAGGGTGAGCTTTCTACCTGTGGCTGCAGCCGGACAGCACGGCCCAAGGACCTCCCCCGGGACTGGCTGTGGGGTGGCTGTGGGGACAATGTGGAGTATGGCTACCGCTTTGCTAAGGAGTTTGTGGATGCCCGGGAACGGGAGAAGAACTTTGCCAAGGGATCAGAGGAGCAGGGCCGAGTGCTCATGAACTTGCAGAACAACGAGGCAGGTCGAAGG GCTGTGTATAAGATGGCAGATGTAGCGTGCAAATGCCACGGCGTCTCAGGGTCCTGCAGCCTCAAGACCTGCTGGCTCCAGCTGGCTGAGTTCCGCAAGGTGGGGGACCAGCTGAAGGAGAAGTACGACAGTGCCGCTGCCATGCGCATCACCCGCAAGGGCAAGCTGGAGCTGGTCAACAGCCGCTTCAACCAGCCCACCCCAGAGGACCTTGTCTACGTAGACCCCAGCCCTGACTACTGCCTGCGCAATGAGACCACGGGCTCCTTGGGCACCCAGGGCCGCCTCTGCAACAAGACCTCAGAGGGCATGGACGGCTGTGAGCTCATGTGCTGTGGCCGTGGCTATGACCAGTTCAAGAGCGTCCAGGTGGAGCGCTGCCACTGCAAGTTCCACTGGTGCTGCTTTGTCAAGTGCAAAAAATGCACGGAGATTGTCGACCAGTATGTCTGTAAATAA